In Catharus ustulatus isolate bCatUst1 chromosome 29, bCatUst1.pri.v2, whole genome shotgun sequence, the following are encoded in one genomic region:
- the ATP8B3 gene encoding phospholipid-transporting ATPase IK, translating to MAEQEPATGCPGGKQRLPAFTWEVRANDRSYHRQFKKKFAFCLSKRKYSGNAIRTAKYNVLTFLPLNLYEQFHRMANVYFVFVILLQTFPEISTLPWYTLLFPLSCLLLIRGLRDLIDDIGRHRSDRSINSRPCEILAGSSFRWQKWRDICVGDIVRLRKDSVVPADLLLLCSSEPSSLCYVETADIDGETNLKFRQALLVTHQELGSEESMAAFDGQVTCEEPNSRLHSFTGTLRWQGRSHGLDSERILLRGCRVRNTALCYGLVLYAGLDSKIMRNSGKIKQKKTKLDHLMDRLVVVIFLLLLGTCLGLAVASGFWARTFQEKHSYLAALYEHTSPAQQAFLNFWGFTILLSIIIPMSMYITLEFIYLVNSCFINWDLEMYYGAKDIPAEARSTSLTDQLGQIEFIFSDKTGTLTQNIMSFKKCCINGTIYGPGTGHENKEPPGLGLSREHPGEQKLDVCDVTLLEAAQRDNDPVLREFLRLLALCHTVMVEDRGDQLVYQAASPDEEALVLAAKNLGYVFLARTQDTITIRELGRTRTYEVLAMLDFNSDRKRMSVLVRDPQGTIRLYTKGADSVILERLQRRGHNESLTERALDRFAEETLRTLCVASREVSEAEFHAWSQRHREAAVLLQDRAQELDRLYEEMEQNLQLLGATAIEDKLQDGVPETIQLLKLGNIKVWVLTGDKQETAMNIGYACRLLTDDMEILEEKEVSEILQAYWESNNNLSGSGDAPCSRRLSQQCPEAPCHKRAIIISGDFLDKMLQTGEVRKEKKGWPWRWLCCDGTETSQDQAGLVEKAFVDLASSCQAVICCRVTPKQKALMVQLVKKHKKAVTLAIGDGANDVNMIKTADIGVGISGLEGLQAVQCSDYALAQFSFLQRLLLVHGRWNYLRICKFLRCFFYKTFAGLLTQVWFAFHSGFTAQPLYEGWFLALYNIFYTAYPVLSVGLLEQQDVSAKKSLEFPELYMVGQQDELFNYRVFGVTLLHGVGTSLISFYITLWAFEDHVGTKAVGDYESFSVTVALSALLSVLMEIVLDTQYWTVLSFVMVTASLLLFCLFSFLTQSIDAFRIAPAIFRFPDASWNALTDPYVLLVVLLSLVVNTLPSLTAHAFRATLGRATTQQKIHLKAKRDPEPSVELRSHIPRGSFCRRSSYAFSHQEGYAGLITRGDSLRARATPGTAPAVSPLCPTGTPAPGRSCCGC from the exons ATGGCTGAGCAGGAGCCAGCCACAGGCTGTCCAGGGGGCAAGCAGCGGCTGCCAG CTTTCACCTGGGAGGTGAGGGCCAACGACCGCAGCTACCACAGGCAGTTCAAGAAGAAATTTGCCTTCTGCCTGAGCAAGAGGAAATACTCG GGCAATGCCATCAGGACAGCCAAGTACAACGTGCTCACCTTCCTGCCCCTGAACCTCTACGAGCAGTTCCACCGCATGGCCAACGTCTACTTCGTCTTTGTCATCCTCCTGCAG ACTTTCCCTGAGATCTCCACGCTGCCCTGGTACACTCTGCTGTTCCCCCTGAGCTGCCTTCTCCTCATCCGGGGGCTGCGAGACCTCATCGATGACATC GGCCGGCACCGGAGCGACAGGAGCATCAACAGCAGGCCCTGTGAAatcctggctgggagcag CTTCCGCTGGCAGAAGTGGCGCGACATCTGCGTGGGGGACATCGTCCGGCTGCGCAAGGACAGCGTCGTCCCG GCtgacctgctcctgctgtgcagctctgagcccagcagccTGTGCTATGTGGAGACCGCTGACATTGATGg GGAAACAAACCTGAAGTTCAGACAGGCCCTTCTGGTCAcccaccaggagctggggagcgAGGAGAGCATGGCTGCCTTTGATG GGCAAGTGACATGCGAGGAGCCCAACAGCCGCCTGCACAGCTTCACGGGCACCCTGCGCTGGCAGGGCCGCAGCCACGGCCTGGACAGCGAGCGCATCCTGCTGCGGGGCTGCCGCGTGCGCAACACCGCCCTGTGCTACGGCCTGGTGCTCTACGCAG GGTTGGATTCTAAAATTATGAGGAACTCTGGAAAGatcaagcagaagaaaaccaagcTGGACCATCTGATGGACCGACTGGTGGTTGTG atcttcctgctgctgttggggaCGTGCCTGGGCCTCGCTGTGGCCTCTGGGTTCTGGGCCAGGACGTTCCAGGAGAAGCACAGCTACCTGGCTGCCCTCTACGAGCACAcgagccctgcccagcaggcCTTCCTCAACTTCTGGGGTTTCACCATCCTCCTGAGCATCAtcatccccatgtccatgtACATAAC GCTTGAATTTATCTACCTGGTGAACAGTTGTTTTATTAACTGGGATCTGGAGATGTATTATGGTGCCAAGGACATTCCAGCTGAGGCCAGGAGCACCAGCCTCACCGACCAGCTGGGGCAGATCGAGTTCATCTTCTCAGACAAGACGGGCACCCTGACACAGAACATCATGAGCTTCAAGAAATGCTGCATCAACGGGACCATCTATG gTCCAGGCACAGGCCATGAGAACAAAGAGCCACCG GGCTTGGGGCTGAGCCGGGAGCACCCCGGGGAGCAGAAGTTGGATGTCTGTGATGTGACACTGCTGGAAGCTGCCCAGAGGGACAATGACCCGGTGCTGAGGGAGTTCCTGAGGCTGCTGGCCCTCTGCCACACCGTCATGGTGGAGGACAGGGGCG acCAGCTGGTTTACCAGGCAGCCTCCCCAGATGAGGAAGCGCTGGTGTTGGCAGCCAAGAACTTGGGCTACGTGTTCCTGGCCCGGACACAGGACACCATCACCatcagggagctgggcaggaccAGGACCTACGAGGTGCTGGCCATGCTGGACTTCAACAGTGACCGCAAGAGGATGTCTGTGCTGG TGCGAGACCCCCAGGGCACCATCCGGCTCTACACCAAGGGTGCTGACTCCGTCAtcctggagaggctgcagaggcGAGGGCACAACGAGAGCCTGACCGAGAGGGCGCTGGAT CGCTTTGCAGAGGAGACGCTGAGGACGCTGTGCGTGGCCAGCAGGGAGGTGAGCGAGGCCGAGTTCCACGCCTGGAGCCAGAGGCACCGCGAGGCTgcggtgctgctgcaggaccgTGCCCAGGAGCTGGACAGGCTCTACGAGGAGATGGAGCAGAACCtgcag CTGCTCGGGGCCACGGCCATCGAGGACAAGCTGCAAGATGGAGTCCCTGAGACCATCCAGCTGCTAAAACTGGGCAACATCAAAGTGTGGGTGCTGACAGGAGACAAACAAG AGACGGCGATGAACATCGGCTACGCCTGCAGGCTGCTGACGGACGACATGGAGAtcctggaggagaaggaggtcAG CGAGATCCTCCAGGCTTACTGGGAGAGCAACAACAACCTCAGTGGCAGTGGGGACGCCCCGTGCAGCCGCCGcctctcccagcagtgcccagaggcTCCGTGCCACAAGAGAGCCATCATCATCAGCGGGGACTTCTTG GACAAAATGCTCCAGACAGGAGAGGTGCGGAAGGAGAAGAAGGGGTGGCCGTGGCggtggctgtgctgtgatggGACCGAGACCTCGCAGgaccaggcagggctggtggagAAGGCCTTTGTGGAcctggccagcagctgccaggctgtgaTCTGCTGCAGGGTGACCCCCAAGCAGAAAGCCCTGATGGTGCAGCTGGTGAAGAAGCACAAGAAGGCTGTCACCTTGGCCATTGGGGACGGGGCCAACGATGTCAACATGATCAAAA CTGCAGATATTGGGGTGGGCATCAGcgggctggaggggctgcaggccGTGCAGTGCAGTGACTACGCCCTGGCCCAGTTCTCCTTCCTGCAGCGCCTGCTGCTCGTCCACGGCCGCTGGAATTACCTGCGCATCTGCAAGTTCCTCCGCTGCTTCTTCTACAAGACCTTTGCTGGCCTCCTGACCCAGGTGTGGTTCGCTTTCCACAGCGGATTCACGGCCCAG CCTCTGTATGAGGGCTGGTTCCTTGCACTCTACAATATTTTCTACACTGCCTACCCTGTGCTGTCCGTGGGCCTTTTGGAGCAG CAGGACGTGAGTGCCAAGAAGAGCCTGGAGTTCCCTGAGCTCTACATGGTCGGGCAGCAGGACGAGCTCTTCAATTACCGTGTCTTTGGTGTCACCCTCCTGCACGGGGTGGGCACCTCCCTCATCAGCTTCTACATCACACTCTGGGCCTTTGAGGACCATGTTGGCACCAAGGCCGTGGGCGACTACGAGTCCTTCTCTGTCACAGTGGCCCTGTCAGCCCTGCTGTCGGTCCTCATGGAG ATTGTCCTGGACACTCAGTACTGGACAGTGTTGTCCTTCGTGATGGTCACAGCCAGCCTTCTCCTCTTCTGCCTCTTCTCCTTCCTGACCCAAAGCATTGATGCCTTCAGGATAGCCCCTGCCATCTTCCGCTTCCCAG ATGCCAGCTGGAATGCCCTGACTGACCCCTATGTCCTGCTCgtggtcctgctgtccctggtggTCAACACCCTCCCCTCGCTCACTGCCCACGCCTTCCGAGCCACCCTGGGCAGAGCCACCACCCAGCAG AAGATCCACCTGAAGGCCAAGCGGGACCCGGAGCCCTCGGTGGAGCTGCGATCCCACATCCCCCGCGGCTCCTTCTGCCGCCGCTCCAGCTACGCCTTCTCCCACCAGGAGGGCTACGCCGGGCTCATCACCCGCGGGGACAGTCTGCGAGCCAGGGCCacccccggcaccgccccggctgtgtcacccctgtgcccCACGGGGACCCCGGCT CCTGGGCGCTCCTGCTGcgggtgctga